Part of the Nitrospira sp. genome, TTTGAAGCCGACGCCCTGCTTATTGATGACGGGCTGCGCCTCGTCGATGACTTCCTTTTCGGATTCCACCATGGCGAGAAAAAGCGGCGCTTGCGGAACCGTGGCAGGCCGGCTCAGATCGATCTTGGTGGCTTTGCGAAATCGTTCGATCACCTGATTGGACACAAAGTCGCCGCTAAACCCTTTGTCGCCCTTGCTGGCGTCATTGATCGTGGCTTGGTATTCGGAAATCACCCCACGACCGACTTGCAACAACTTGATGAGCAACTCGGCCGTTTCCACCTCGGTATTGGCCGACGCGGGAGCAGCCGCGCCCATGCAGGTCACGGTCAATGCAGCCATCACGATTCTCTTGATGATATGTTTCGCCATGCCGTCTCCTCCTGCCTGCCTCGTAGCGCCCGGTCAACCCAATTCCCCTAAGTCAGCCAATCCCTTGTCAAAGATAGCGCAAAATTCTTCGTTGACAATTTCATCG contains:
- a CDS encoding DUF3365 domain-containing protein yields the protein MAKHIIKRIVMAALTVTCMGAAAPASANTEVETAELLIKLLQVGRGVISEYQATINDASKGDKGFSGDFVSNQVIERFRKATKIDLSRPATVPQAPLFLAMVESEKEVIDEAQPVINKQGVGFKGIIPAVFARKSGERFYRKTGIRVKLTGTDYRFPGNRPDEFESEVLRIFADTRHPKGQPYSKTTMLDGKPVLRMMDPEYAASTCLSCHGDPKGERDITGAKKEGWHEGDLAGAISIVIPMR